In Bacillus sp. NP247, one DNA window encodes the following:
- a CDS encoding flotillin family protein: MTIPLIIGGVLLAILILLILVFITKYRTVGPDEALIVTGNWLGGGKNVVTTDDGKKIKIIRGGGTFVVPIMQRAELLSLLNYKLEVGTRDTYTKQGVPITVNGVSIIKVGSTIEEVSTAAEQYLGKETEELKVEAKEVLEGHLRAILSSMTVEDAYSNREQFAQKVHEVASTDLKKMGLRIVSFTIKEIMDKNGYLDALGQPQIAMVKRDATVANAEREKEARIEKARAEKEAKEAEYQRDAQIAEAEKHKELKVQSYKRDQEQARADADLSYELQQAKAQQGVTEEQMRVKIIEREKQIELEEKEIARREKQYDAEVKKKADADRYAVEQSAEAEKVKQMKKADADQYKIEAEARARAEEVRVEGLAKAEIEKAQGQAKAEVQKAQGTAEADVIRLKGLAEAEAKQKIAEAFELYGQAAIMDMVLKMLPSYAKEIASPLSNIDKITVVDTGGGGKNSGAGKVAGYATDLMATMQETLKASSGIDLKELLEGFAGKGAVQQLSNDKPVVSVVEDKKKEVEKDKE, from the coding sequence ATGACGATTCCATTAATTATCGGTGGAGTTTTACTCGCAATTTTAATTCTACTTATTTTAGTATTCATTACGAAGTATCGAACAGTTGGCCCAGATGAAGCATTAATTGTGACAGGGAACTGGCTTGGTGGTGGAAAGAATGTTGTTACCACTGATGATGGAAAGAAGATAAAGATTATCCGCGGTGGTGGTACTTTCGTTGTGCCAATTATGCAACGAGCAGAACTTCTTAGCTTATTAAACTACAAATTAGAAGTTGGAACACGTGATACGTATACGAAACAAGGTGTACCGATTACAGTAAACGGTGTTTCTATTATTAAAGTAGGATCGACAATTGAAGAAGTTTCTACAGCAGCTGAACAATATTTAGGAAAAGAAACGGAAGAGTTAAAAGTAGAAGCAAAAGAAGTTTTAGAAGGGCATCTCCGTGCTATCTTATCTTCTATGACAGTAGAAGATGCGTATAGTAATAGAGAGCAATTTGCTCAAAAGGTACATGAAGTAGCTTCTACAGATTTAAAGAAGATGGGACTTCGCATCGTTTCCTTTACAATTAAAGAAATAATGGATAAAAACGGATACTTAGATGCGCTTGGTCAGCCACAAATTGCAATGGTTAAGCGTGATGCAACAGTTGCGAATGCAGAGCGTGAAAAAGAGGCACGAATTGAAAAAGCTCGTGCTGAGAAAGAAGCAAAAGAAGCAGAATATCAACGTGATGCACAAATCGCTGAAGCTGAAAAACATAAGGAATTAAAAGTACAATCTTATAAGAGGGATCAAGAACAAGCTCGTGCAGATGCGGATCTTTCTTACGAATTACAACAGGCGAAAGCGCAACAAGGTGTTACAGAAGAGCAAATGCGAGTTAAAATCATTGAGCGTGAAAAGCAAATTGAATTAGAAGAAAAAGAGATTGCGCGTCGTGAAAAGCAATATGATGCAGAAGTAAAGAAAAAGGCAGATGCAGATCGCTATGCTGTTGAACAATCAGCAGAAGCGGAAAAAGTAAAACAAATGAAAAAAGCAGATGCAGATCAATATAAAATTGAAGCAGAAGCAAGAGCACGTGCAGAAGAAGTGCGTGTAGAAGGTTTAGCGAAGGCAGAAATTGAAAAAGCACAAGGTCAAGCGAAAGCAGAAGTACAGAAAGCGCAAGGTACAGCAGAAGCAGATGTTATCAGATTAAAAGGTTTAGCAGAAGCGGAAGCGAAACAAAAAATTGCAGAAGCATTTGAATTATATGGGCAAGCGGCAATTATGGATATGGTTCTTAAAATGCTTCCAAGTTATGCGAAAGAAATTGCAAGTCCACTTAGTAACATTGATAAGATTACAGTTGTCGATACAGGCGGCGGTGGTAAGAATAGCGGTGCTGGAAAAGTTGCGGGTTATGCGACTGATTTAATGGCAACGATGCAGGAGACATTAAAAGCTTCTTCTGGTATTGATTTAAAAGAATTACTAGAAGGATTCGCTGGAAAAGGTGCCGTGCAGCAGTTATCGAATGATAAACCTGTCGTATCTGTAGTAGAAGATAAGAAAAAAGAAGTAGAAAAAGATAAAGAATAG
- a CDS encoding methyl-accepting chemotaxis protein, with translation MEQVSSGAEIQTREVEEGATLLEEVTEGIQRVADSSSLVSTASMYTKQKAEDGGKLVEQTVNQMQLIHESVSQSDKVISLLDDKSKQIGAILEVIQHIAEQTNLLALNAAIEAARAGEQGRGFAIVADEVRKLAEQSGQSSTEIGKLVKEIQFDIKETVSSMNQVGTEVQSGLVVANETKQSFVEILKSTNDTVVQIDSMVEVAKRMTIDAKQVSASINEIAATIEENAASVQNIAGSSEEQVASVEEINSAAVHLSQMAEELQEMIGKFKV, from the coding sequence ATGGAACAAGTATCGAGTGGGGCAGAAATACAAACGCGGGAAGTTGAAGAAGGAGCGACTCTGTTAGAAGAAGTGACAGAAGGAATTCAGCGTGTTGCAGATAGCTCTTCATTAGTATCCACAGCCTCTATGTATACGAAGCAAAAAGCTGAGGATGGCGGAAAGTTAGTGGAACAAACTGTGAATCAAATGCAATTAATTCATGAGTCTGTTTCACAGTCAGACAAAGTCATTTCTTTATTAGATGATAAGTCGAAGCAAATTGGAGCTATTCTAGAAGTGATTCAACATATTGCAGAGCAGACAAACCTATTAGCATTAAATGCTGCAATTGAGGCTGCAAGAGCTGGAGAGCAAGGAAGAGGTTTTGCAATTGTAGCAGATGAAGTACGGAAATTAGCAGAACAATCGGGACAGTCTTCTACGGAGATTGGTAAGCTAGTGAAAGAGATACAATTTGATATAAAAGAAACTGTAAGCTCTATGAATCAAGTTGGGACAGAGGTACAATCAGGGCTTGTAGTTGCAAATGAAACGAAGCAAAGCTTTGTAGAAATATTGAAATCTACAAATGATACAGTTGTACAAATTGATAGTATGGTAGAAGTAGCGAAACGAATGACGATAGATGCAAAACAAGTAAGTGCATCTATTAATGAAATTGCAGCAACGATTGAAGAAAATGCAGCAAGTGTTCAAAATATTGCTGGCTCCTCTGAAGAACAAGTAGCTTCAGTAGAAGAAATAAATTCAGCAGCAGTTCACTTATCGCAAATGGCTGAAGAATTACAAGAGATGATCGGTAAGTTTAAAGTATAA
- a CDS encoding sensor histidine kinase: MKFKKLKLQPRITLTISTLILVVLMLTSYLFYYILSGTVEEQIGKRALHVAKTVAAIPEIGEAFQKENPASIIQPIAEKIRIDTDADFIVVGNKEGIRYAHPKKDKIGEAMVGGDNKGVLLEGKSYVSKATGSLGPSLRGKVPIRNQDNEIIGVVSVGFSMDDIHGAVEVYGKRVFWITVIGLLIGIIGSIYLAGSIKRMMFGMEPEEISSLYEEHSTVIQSVREGIIVIDKNGMVSLVNQAAYDILSLNKRRSIIGEFILNVIPNSSILEVLQNGEEQFDRQLNIRGQAVIANRLPIKVNNKVTGVVSSLRLKSEMDQLTAELSQTKQYTEALRAQTHEYNNLLYTLSGLIQLESYEDALELIHKETAVYQDFVQFIMKRIQNPWLGGILIGFYNRARELKIDFVLDRESSLEKLSPHIESNYVVSILGNLITNAFEAIERNQEYDKRVRMFVTDIGEEILIEVEDSGQGIQDEIITSIFYKGFSTKEGEKRGYGLAKVKELVEDLNGSIAIEKGDLGGALFIIALPKERGEL; the protein is encoded by the coding sequence TTGAAATTTAAAAAATTAAAACTACAACCGAGAATTACATTAACTATTAGTACACTTATTCTTGTTGTGCTTATGCTAACAAGTTATTTATTTTACTATATATTATCTGGAACAGTAGAAGAGCAAATTGGTAAAAGGGCTTTGCATGTTGCGAAAACAGTTGCAGCTATACCAGAAATCGGGGAAGCTTTTCAAAAAGAAAATCCAGCTTCTATTATTCAGCCGATTGCAGAAAAAATTCGAATTGATACAGATGCTGATTTTATTGTGGTTGGAAATAAAGAAGGGATTCGTTATGCACATCCTAAGAAAGATAAAATAGGAGAAGCAATGGTTGGTGGAGATAACAAAGGAGTTCTATTAGAAGGGAAATCTTACGTTTCGAAAGCAACGGGATCATTAGGACCGTCGTTACGCGGAAAAGTTCCAATCCGTAATCAGGATAATGAAATTATTGGCGTAGTATCTGTTGGGTTTTCAATGGATGATATTCATGGAGCGGTAGAAGTGTATGGGAAGCGTGTGTTTTGGATCACAGTAATAGGTCTGTTAATTGGGATAATCGGCTCTATATATTTAGCGGGAAGTATAAAAAGAATGATGTTTGGAATGGAACCAGAAGAAATTTCCTCCTTATACGAAGAACATAGTACTGTGATTCAATCTGTACGTGAAGGGATTATCGTAATTGATAAAAATGGAATGGTTAGTTTAGTCAATCAAGCGGCATACGATATTCTTTCTTTAAATAAACGGCGAAGTATCATTGGAGAATTTATTTTAAATGTTATCCCTAATTCATCGATACTCGAGGTACTTCAAAACGGTGAGGAACAGTTTGATCGGCAATTAAATATAAGAGGGCAGGCTGTTATTGCTAACCGTCTACCTATTAAAGTAAATAATAAAGTTACTGGCGTTGTATCGAGCTTACGTTTGAAATCTGAAATGGATCAGTTAACGGCAGAATTGTCTCAGACGAAGCAATATACAGAGGCATTACGGGCACAAACACATGAATATAACAATTTGTTGTATACGCTTTCAGGTCTTATTCAATTAGAGTCATATGAAGATGCCTTAGAACTTATTCATAAGGAAACGGCGGTATATCAAGATTTTGTTCAATTTATTATGAAGCGAATTCAAAATCCGTGGCTAGGTGGAATTTTAATTGGATTCTATAATAGGGCACGAGAGTTGAAGATTGATTTTGTACTAGATCGAGAAAGTAGTTTAGAAAAGTTAAGTCCACATATTGAGAGTAATTATGTCGTTTCGATTTTAGGAAATTTAATTACGAATGCATTTGAAGCAATTGAAAGAAACCAAGAGTATGACAAGAGAGTTAGAATGTTTGTAACTGATATCGGAGAGGAAATATTAATTGAAGTGGAAGATTCAGGACAAGGGATTCAAGATGAAATAATTACAAGTATATTTTATAAAGGCTTTTCGACGAAAGAAGGAGAAAAGCGAGGATATGGATTAGCCAAGGTAAAAGAGTTAGTAGAAGATTTAAATGGAAGTATTGCAATCGAAAAAGGGGATTTAGGTGGTGCATTATTTATTATTGCATTACCGAAAGAGAGAGGCGAATTGTAA
- a CDS encoding response regulator yields the protein MAEEIEVLIVEDDIRIADIHRRFTEKIEGFKVIGTATTGEQAKEWLEFVKPQLVLLDVYLPDMQGTELVTYIRHHLHDTDIIMITAASETDVVRHALRGGVTDYIVKPLMFDRFKASLESYQKKIVQLKKNNQLSTEQIEHLWSQRGVKGNQIEYAPKGIDPLTLAKIKKHMLTVNEEGITAEVLSSMVGVSRSTARRYLEYLISGKKVHAELIYGSVGRPERRYFLVSS from the coding sequence ATGGCTGAGGAGATTGAAGTGTTGATTGTAGAAGATGATATTCGGATTGCGGACATTCATCGCCGTTTTACTGAAAAAATTGAGGGGTTTAAAGTGATTGGAACAGCAACGACCGGAGAACAAGCGAAAGAATGGCTAGAGTTTGTGAAGCCACAGCTCGTTTTATTAGATGTGTACTTACCTGATATGCAAGGAACGGAACTTGTCACATATATTAGGCATCATTTACATGATACTGACATTATTATGATTACAGCTGCGTCGGAAACAGATGTAGTACGACATGCTTTACGAGGCGGAGTAACAGATTATATCGTAAAGCCACTTATGTTTGACCGATTTAAAGCGAGTTTGGAAAGTTACCAAAAAAAGATTGTGCAGTTAAAGAAAAATAATCAATTATCTACAGAACAAATTGAACATTTATGGTCTCAAAGGGGCGTGAAGGGAAATCAAATAGAATATGCCCCAAAAGGGATAGATCCTTTAACTTTAGCAAAAATAAAAAAGCACATGTTAACAGTTAATGAAGAAGGAATTACTGCAGAAGTGTTAAGTTCAATGGTTGGGGTAAGTCGATCAACAGCGAGGCGCTATTTAGAGTATTTAATATCTGGAAAGAAAGTACATGCAGAGCTTATATATGGAAGTGTAGGGAGACCGGAGAGAAGGTATTTTCTCGTTTCTTCATAA
- a CDS encoding CitMHS family transporter, protein MLALLGFAMVFVFMFLIMTKRMSALVALILIPITFALIGGFYADMGPMMLEGIKKLAPTGIMLMFAILYFGIMIDSGLFDPVISKILKFVKGDPLKIVVGTAILTIIVSLDGDGTTTYMITVSAMYPLYKRLGMNPLILAGVVMLGAGVTNLTPWGGPTARVMSALGLDASELFTPLIPGMIAGAIWVVFVAYYLGKKERKRLGIMDVQYLKQMQTMDEQAATVEAEVHKRPKLLWINFLLTVSLLVCLILEVMPLPVLFTVAFAIAVMINYPNLEQQKERIASHAGNVLAVVSLVFAAGIFTGILSGTKMVDAMAQSVVTLIPDALGPQLPIITALLSMPFTFFMSNDAFYFGVLPILTKAAAAYGVSAAEMGRASLLGQPVHLLSPLVASTYLLVGMAKVDFGEHQRFTLLWAVGTTMVMLITGIVIGIIPI, encoded by the coding sequence ATGTTAGCTCTACTTGGATTTGCAATGGTATTTGTCTTTATGTTTTTAATTATGACTAAACGTATGTCAGCATTAGTAGCATTAATATTAATTCCAATTACTTTCGCATTAATTGGCGGCTTTTATGCAGACATGGGTCCTATGATGCTAGAGGGGATTAAAAAGCTAGCACCTACCGGTATTATGCTTATGTTCGCCATTTTATATTTCGGAATTATGATTGATAGCGGTTTATTCGACCCTGTCATTAGTAAAATCTTAAAATTTGTAAAAGGTGATCCGTTAAAAATTGTTGTTGGTACAGCTATCCTTACTATTATCGTTTCATTAGATGGTGACGGAACAACAACGTATATGATTACTGTTTCCGCAATGTACCCACTATATAAACGTCTTGGAATGAATCCACTTATATTAGCGGGAGTTGTTATGTTAGGAGCAGGTGTGACAAATCTTACACCTTGGGGTGGACCAACAGCCCGGGTTATGAGTGCACTTGGACTAGATGCATCAGAGCTCTTTACACCACTTATACCAGGAATGATTGCTGGTGCAATTTGGGTAGTTTTCGTTGCCTACTATCTTGGAAAAAAAGAAAGAAAACGTTTAGGAATTATGGATGTACAGTATTTAAAACAAATGCAAACAATGGATGAACAAGCTGCAACAGTCGAAGCTGAAGTACATAAACGCCCTAAACTGCTATGGATTAACTTTTTATTAACTGTTTCCTTGCTCGTCTGTCTCATACTAGAAGTTATGCCGTTACCTGTTTTATTTACAGTTGCTTTTGCTATTGCTGTTATGATTAACTATCCAAACTTAGAACAGCAAAAAGAACGTATTGCTTCTCATGCAGGAAACGTATTAGCGGTTGTTTCTCTCGTATTTGCTGCTGGAATTTTCACAGGTATTCTATCTGGAACCAAAATGGTAGATGCAATGGCTCAAAGTGTAGTTACTCTCATACCAGATGCACTTGGACCCCAGCTTCCAATTATTACAGCTCTTCTAAGTATGCCGTTTACATTTTTCATGTCCAACGATGCTTTTTACTTCGGGGTATTACCTATTTTAACAAAAGCAGCTGCGGCTTACGGAGTTAGTGCAGCTGAAATGGGACGTGCTTCCTTGCTCGGTCAACCCGTTCATTTATTAAGCCCACTCGTTGCTTCCACTTATTTATTAGTCGGAATGGCAAAAGTTGATTTTGGTGAACACCAACGCTTTACTTTATTGTGGGCTGTTGGAACGACAATGGTGATGTTGATTACTGGAATTGTAATTGGGATTATTCCAATATAA
- a CDS encoding nitrous oxide reductase accessory protein NosL — protein MRIKYVVLAICLCFLFTIVGCGKKETTAVAIDEKHDKCDICQIGVTDNQFATEIILENGKALKFDDIGCMYKWMEINSGEKTKEKFVRDYDSKDWISLEDATYVYDKTITTPMAYNVISFKNKKDAESFVSNYKGKVLSYKELSEHKWEMNKEMMGKPTKGNTGGHSH, from the coding sequence ATGAGGATAAAATATGTCGTACTTGCTATATGTTTATGTTTCTTATTTACGATAGTGGGATGTGGGAAAAAGGAAACAACAGCTGTGGCAATTGATGAGAAACATGATAAGTGTGATATTTGCCAAATTGGGGTAACGGATAATCAATTTGCAACAGAAATCATTTTAGAAAATGGAAAAGCGTTAAAGTTTGATGATATTGGTTGTATGTATAAATGGATGGAGATTAATTCAGGTGAAAAGACGAAAGAAAAATTTGTTCGAGATTATGATTCGAAAGATTGGATTTCGTTAGAAGATGCCACTTACGTATATGATAAAACAATAACGACACCAATGGCTTATAATGTCATTTCATTTAAAAATAAAAAAGATGCAGAGAGCTTTGTATCTAACTATAAGGGGAAAGTTCTTTCGTATAAAGAGCTATCTGAGCATAAATGGGAAATGAATAAAGAGATGATGGGGAAACCAACAAAAGGGAATACCGGTGGGCATTCTCATTAA
- a CDS encoding ankyrin repeat domain-containing protein, translating to MYSGRVIVCDGGMVKKTLSFIGAVVVRKQKILLCMLLGLLMTVVACDKQEEPESKPVHVKNEKKKEKHKEQEEVKEEKSINLMDKQLLLSATLGDTETAMKLIQDGANINVEGDNRETPILAATYQNHVETVKALIGAGANIEVKDEKQSNPFLYASREGYTDIVKVLINAGVNTKETTKSGGTALISASERGHVEVVKELLEHTDIDVNYKNERGGTALLEAIVLGNGSESHKKVIQMLIDHGADVNMANKENITPLQYAEKRGFKDITNMLRIAGANEVVQPQPQPVE from the coding sequence ATGTACTCAGGAAGAGTTATTGTATGTGATGGAGGAATGGTTAAGAAAACATTATCTTTCATAGGAGCTGTAGTTGTGAGAAAACAAAAAATTTTATTATGTATGTTATTAGGACTTTTAATGACGGTAGTGGCTTGCGATAAGCAAGAAGAACCAGAATCGAAACCGGTTCATGTGAAAAACGAAAAGAAAAAAGAAAAGCATAAAGAACAAGAAGAAGTTAAAGAAGAAAAAAGTATAAATTTAATGGACAAACAGTTATTACTTTCAGCGACTCTTGGAGACACAGAGACAGCTATGAAGCTAATTCAGGATGGAGCGAATATAAACGTAGAAGGTGACAACCGAGAAACGCCTATCCTTGCAGCAACGTACCAAAATCATGTAGAGACAGTTAAAGCATTAATTGGTGCAGGTGCTAATATTGAAGTCAAAGATGAGAAACAAAGCAATCCATTCCTTTATGCAAGTAGAGAAGGGTATACGGATATTGTAAAAGTATTAATTAATGCAGGAGTTAATACGAAAGAAACGACTAAGTCAGGTGGCACAGCACTCATTTCTGCATCTGAGCGTGGTCATGTAGAGGTTGTTAAAGAATTATTAGAGCATACAGATATTGATGTGAATTATAAGAATGAACGTGGTGGAACAGCTTTATTAGAAGCAATTGTATTGGGAAATGGTAGTGAAAGCCATAAGAAAGTAATTCAAATGCTTATTGACCACGGGGCAGATGTAAATATGGCCAATAAGGAAAATATTACGCCGCTGCAATATGCTGAAAAAAGAGGTTTTAAAGATATTACGAATATGTTGAGGATAGCTGGAGCGAATGAAGTAGTGCAGCCGCAACCACAACCGGTGGAGTAA